In the Hordeum vulgare subsp. vulgare chromosome 7H, MorexV3_pseudomolecules_assembly, whole genome shotgun sequence genome, one interval contains:
- the LOC123412099 gene encoding uncharacterized protein LOC123412099 produces the protein MLADDESMVEEPKGEESEGEEAPDGGWGAGDPEPAVHNIEDMEAMKEDALEVRGWTWQMGHEPTLELLTAAKCAQGKLSAAPKLTPKRAARTQPDGGRGGGGKKACVTPLGADATACDPHDCQG, from the exons ATGTTGGCGGACGATGAGTCGATGGTCGAGGAGCCGAAAGGCGAGGAGTCGGAGGGCGAGGAGGCCCCCGACGGAGGATGGGGAGCCGGCGACCCCGAGCCAGCCG TCCACAACATAGAGGACATGGAGGCCATGAAGGAGGATGCCCTCGAGGTGAGAGGGTGGACCTGGCAGATGGGCCACGAGCCAACGCTCGAGTTATTGACCGCGGCCAAGTGCGCGCAAGGGAAACTATCGGCCGCTCCCAAGCTAACACCCAAGCGAGCGGCCAGGACGCAGCCGGACGGCGGCCGTGGAGGAGGTGGGAAGAAAGCATGTGTCACCCCCCTTGGGGCCGACGCCACGGCGTGCGATCCCCATGACTGCCAG GGATGA